The Vicia villosa cultivar HV-30 ecotype Madison, WI linkage group LG1, Vvil1.0, whole genome shotgun sequence genome includes a region encoding these proteins:
- the LOC131644435 gene encoding uncharacterized protein LOC131644435 isoform X2, with amino-acid sequence MIRRISSNYLFFALGFLLSTGIPFADGESSTCLTVYKNGGAPAVFQSPKCPRWRLFDYDSPRQTTTRCQSSMLQGRRKSQEDRTLCVLDVRIPFPGPMGIREVVVGIVAVFDGHNGAEASEMASKLLMEYFVLHTYFLLDAMYSVVSKTSTGTLLHRRDSDHVNLLHRWKEILGWQWHEQHSERLRNVFSANFDDSFHLEILKEALLRAIHDIDAKFSEEASRNNLHSGSTATVVLVADDKFLVANIGDSKAFLCSENFQSPKEAKDSLLKLYRQTERDGSVSVWDREKYRLASSHGLAHFAVKELTSDHHPDREDERTRVEAAGGRVLNWGGLPRVNGQLAITRAIGDVLFKSYGVISAPEVTDWQPLTANDSYLVAASDGVFEKLSVQNVCDLLWEVHRFRDMRSECTSSSSYSLADLIIDAAFEKGSMDNIAAVVVPLESANFSENSLRRSYTENGDTGFPLFGLQESAYRSSVNDITSHLLHPEHTRQLDTKFKRILVEVKHGDFGCFYLAENLDDSVESKWPAKKDDWEDYLYELPQPLPNNLHQQTEVDGPIILYSDQNFCFYLSSNINEPKDQCINPEGFASFIGLLGSIPLHDTGSDDGSSDYSMPDSRYILRRSFGRGSYGEVWLAFHWNCNEGNITAETSKGDNNRNRSSSNPECQDGSSNYTLYILKRIMVEKGSAVYLSGLREKYFGEIFLNASMCFEDVLMGGKSNCVFETSQYGSEYSFQNKFQLQGALYEEGLNHIARYVESFESRSNEIWLVFSYEGVSLSKLLYTIEDANNTAEKERLEQVKQVQILHPSKWWRWLKTTEEGQEEMRNLIWQLLLALKSCHDRNITHRDVKPENMVICFEDPESGRCLKEAPTKLNNFSTKMRIIDFGSGIDEFTIKHLYASTGPSRAEQTYEYTPPEALLNATWYQGSTSSNLKYDMWSVGVVMLEMVLGTPNIFQINAFTRALLDRHLEGWNEGVKELAYKFRSFMELCILIPGVSGSHSKKYHKANQVGVSPASWKCSEEFFSRQIKARDPLKIGFSNIWALRLVRHLLQWDPEDRPSVDEALRHPYFQPPPRG; translated from the exons ATGATTAGAAGGATTTCTTCGAATTACCTTTTCTTTGCGTTAGGGTTTCTGCTTTCCACCGGAATCCCCTTCGCTGACGGTGAATCATCTACATGCTTGACGGTTTACAAAAACGGCGGTGCTCCGGCGGTGTTCCAATCCCCGAAATGCCCCCGCTGGAGACTCTTCGATTACGATTCTCCTCGTCAAACTACAACTCGTTGTCAGTCGTCGATGCTCCAGGGTCGAAGAAAATCACAAGAGGATCGCACACTCTGTGTCCTCGATGTTCGCATTCCATTCCCCG GTCCGATGGGGATCAGGGAGGTTGTAGTTGGAATTGTGGCGGTTTTCGACGGCCATAACGGTGCTGAAGCTAGTGAGATGGCGTCGAAGCTTTTGATGGAGTATTTTGTTCTGCATACTTATTTTCTTCTTGATGCCATGTATTCTGTTGTATCAAAGACTTCGACAGGAACATTGCTTCACAGGAGAGACAGTGATCACGTAAACTTATTGCATAGATGGAAAGAGATTTTAGGTTGGCAATGGCATGAACAGCATTCGGAAAG GTTGCGGAATGTATTTTCTGCTAACTTTGATGATTCTTTTCACTTGGAAATTTTAAAGGAAGCATTGTTGAGAGCAATCCATGATATTGATGCAAAGTTTTCTGAG GAAGCCTCTAGAAATAACCTTCACTCAGGATCTACAGCAACAGTTGTATTGGTTGCAGATGATAAATTTTTGGTTGCCAATATTGGAGACTCTAAGGCTTTCTTGTGCTCTGAAAATTTTCAGTCCCCTAAGGAGGCTAAAG aCTCCCTATTAAAGCTATATAGACAGACAGAGCGTGATGGTTCTGTTTCTGTGTGGGATCGTGAAAAGTACAGATTAGCTTCTTCCCACGGGCTCGCTCATTTTGCAGTGAAGGAGTTGACTAGCGATCATCATCCAGACAGAGAGGATGAAAGAACTCGGGTGGAAGCTGCTGGTGGTCGAGTTCTGAATTGGGGTGGTTTGCCTCGCGTAAATGGTCAGTTGGCCATTACACGAGCTATTGGTGATGTGTTATTTAAAAG TTATGGAGTTATATCTGCACCAGAAGTGACTGATTGGCAGCCTCTAACTGCTAATGATAGCTACTTGGTGGCTGCATCTGATGGTGTCTTTGAGAAGTTGAGCGTACAAAATGTCTGTGATTTGTTGTGGGAAGTACACCGTTTTAGGGACATGAGATCAGAGTGCAcctcttcatcttcctattcatTAGCAGATTTAATTATTGATGCTGCCTTTGAAAAGGGCAGTATGGACAATATTGCAGCAGTTGTTGTTCCTCTGGAATCGGCCAACTTTTCTGAGAACTCGCTTAGAAGAAGCTACACTGAAAATGGTGATACAGGTTTCCCATTATTTGGTCTGCAGGAATCTGCTTACAGAAGCTCTG TTAATGATATCACCTCCCATCTATTGCACCCGGAGCACACTCGTCAGCTAGATACCAAGTTTAAGCGAATATTG GTTGAAGTGAAACATGGTGATTTTGGATGTTTTTATTTAGCGGAAAATCTTGATGATTCAGTGGAATCTAAATGGCCGGCTAAAAAAGATGATTGGGAAGATTATTTGTATGAACTACCCCAGCCTCTACCAAACAACCTTCATCAACAAACTG AAGTAGACGGCCCTATAATTTTGTACAGCGACCAAAACTTCTGCTTTTACCTGAGCTCTAATATCAATGAACCCAAAGACCAGTGCATAAATCCAGAAGGCTTTGCCAGTTTTATTGGTCTTCTTGGATCAATTCCTTTACATGATACAGGTTCTGATGATGGTTCTTCTGACTACTCAATGCCGGATTCAAG GTATATACTTAGGAGGAGTTTTGGTCGTGGATCATATGGTGAAGTATGGTTGGCTTTTCATTGGAATTGTAATGAAGGTAACATTACTGCAGAAACGAGCAAGGGTGACAATAACAGAAACAGAAGCTCAAGTAATCCTGAATGTCAGGATGGTTCTTCTAACTACACCCTGTACATTTTGAAACGTATAATG GTAGAGAAAGGGTCTGCTGTGTACTTAAGTGGGCTGAGGGAAAAATACTTCGGCGAAATTTTCTTAAATGCCTCTATGTGCTTTGAAGATGTGCTAATGGGTGGAAAATCAAACTGTGTATTTGAAACATCACAATATGGTTCTGAGTAttcatttcaaaacaaatttcaacTGCAAGGTGCCTTATATGAAGAAGGTTTGAACCATATTGCAAGATATGTGGAATCTTTTGAGTCTCGGTCCAATGAAATATGGCTTGTATTCAGTTATGAAGGAGTGTCATTGTCAAAGCTTTTATACACTATAGAAGATGCAAACAATACAGCTGAGAAAGAAAGACTTGAGCAAGTGAAACAAGTTCAGATACTACACCCATCAAAGTGGTGGCGTTGGTTGAAAACAACAGAAGAAGGGCAAGAAGAAATGCGCAACCTTATCTGGCAGCTG TTGTTGGCACTCAAGTCTTGTCACGACCGCAATATCACACACAGGGACGTTAAACCTG agaATATGGTGATATGCTTTGAAGATCCAGAGTCAGGGAGATGCTTGAAAGAGGCTCCAACCAAACTTAATAATTTTTCCACCAAAAT GCGTATTATTGACTTTGGAAGTGGAATTGACGAATTCACAATAAAGCATTTGTATGCTTCTACTGGGCCTTCAAG AGCTGAACAAACTTACGAGTACACACCTCCTGAAGCTTTACTAAATGCTACATGGTATCAAGGGTCAACAAGCTCAAATTTGAA GTATGACATGTGGAGTGTTGGTGTTGTGATGTTAGAGATGGTCTTAGGGACACCCAATATTTTCCAGATAAATGCTTTTACACGTGCTCTTTTGGACCGCCATCTTGAGGGCTGGAATGAGGGTGTGAAGGAGCTGGCATACAA ATTTAGATCGTTCATGGAATTGTGCATCTTAATCCCTGGGGTTTCTGGCAGTCACTCAAAAAAGTATCACAAAGCGAATCAA GTAGGAGTTTCGCCTGCATCCTGGAAATGTTCTGAAGAGTTCTTTTCTAGACAAATTAAAGCTAGAGATCCTCTTAAAATAGG TTTTTCAAACATCTGGGCTTTACGGTTAGTGCGCCATCTGCTACAATGGGACCCG GAGGATCGGCCAAGTGTTGATGAGGCACTACGGCATCCCTATTTCCAACCTCCGCCGAGAGGATGA
- the LOC131644435 gene encoding uncharacterized protein LOC131644435 isoform X1: MIRRISSNYLFFALGFLLSTGIPFADGESSTCLTVYKNGGAPAVFQSPKCPRWRLFDYDSPRQTTTRCQSSMLQGRRKSQEDRTLCVLDVRIPFPAGPMGIREVVVGIVAVFDGHNGAEASEMASKLLMEYFVLHTYFLLDAMYSVVSKTSTGTLLHRRDSDHVNLLHRWKEILGWQWHEQHSERLRNVFSANFDDSFHLEILKEALLRAIHDIDAKFSEEASRNNLHSGSTATVVLVADDKFLVANIGDSKAFLCSENFQSPKEAKDSLLKLYRQTERDGSVSVWDREKYRLASSHGLAHFAVKELTSDHHPDREDERTRVEAAGGRVLNWGGLPRVNGQLAITRAIGDVLFKSYGVISAPEVTDWQPLTANDSYLVAASDGVFEKLSVQNVCDLLWEVHRFRDMRSECTSSSSYSLADLIIDAAFEKGSMDNIAAVVVPLESANFSENSLRRSYTENGDTGFPLFGLQESAYRSSVNDITSHLLHPEHTRQLDTKFKRILVEVKHGDFGCFYLAENLDDSVESKWPAKKDDWEDYLYELPQPLPNNLHQQTEVDGPIILYSDQNFCFYLSSNINEPKDQCINPEGFASFIGLLGSIPLHDTGSDDGSSDYSMPDSRYILRRSFGRGSYGEVWLAFHWNCNEGNITAETSKGDNNRNRSSSNPECQDGSSNYTLYILKRIMVEKGSAVYLSGLREKYFGEIFLNASMCFEDVLMGGKSNCVFETSQYGSEYSFQNKFQLQGALYEEGLNHIARYVESFESRSNEIWLVFSYEGVSLSKLLYTIEDANNTAEKERLEQVKQVQILHPSKWWRWLKTTEEGQEEMRNLIWQLLLALKSCHDRNITHRDVKPENMVICFEDPESGRCLKEAPTKLNNFSTKMRIIDFGSGIDEFTIKHLYASTGPSRAEQTYEYTPPEALLNATWYQGSTSSNLKYDMWSVGVVMLEMVLGTPNIFQINAFTRALLDRHLEGWNEGVKELAYKFRSFMELCILIPGVSGSHSKKYHKANQVGVSPASWKCSEEFFSRQIKARDPLKIGFSNIWALRLVRHLLQWDPEDRPSVDEALRHPYFQPPPRG; encoded by the exons ATGATTAGAAGGATTTCTTCGAATTACCTTTTCTTTGCGTTAGGGTTTCTGCTTTCCACCGGAATCCCCTTCGCTGACGGTGAATCATCTACATGCTTGACGGTTTACAAAAACGGCGGTGCTCCGGCGGTGTTCCAATCCCCGAAATGCCCCCGCTGGAGACTCTTCGATTACGATTCTCCTCGTCAAACTACAACTCGTTGTCAGTCGTCGATGCTCCAGGGTCGAAGAAAATCACAAGAGGATCGCACACTCTGTGTCCTCGATGTTCGCATTCCATTCCCCG CAGGTCCGATGGGGATCAGGGAGGTTGTAGTTGGAATTGTGGCGGTTTTCGACGGCCATAACGGTGCTGAAGCTAGTGAGATGGCGTCGAAGCTTTTGATGGAGTATTTTGTTCTGCATACTTATTTTCTTCTTGATGCCATGTATTCTGTTGTATCAAAGACTTCGACAGGAACATTGCTTCACAGGAGAGACAGTGATCACGTAAACTTATTGCATAGATGGAAAGAGATTTTAGGTTGGCAATGGCATGAACAGCATTCGGAAAG GTTGCGGAATGTATTTTCTGCTAACTTTGATGATTCTTTTCACTTGGAAATTTTAAAGGAAGCATTGTTGAGAGCAATCCATGATATTGATGCAAAGTTTTCTGAG GAAGCCTCTAGAAATAACCTTCACTCAGGATCTACAGCAACAGTTGTATTGGTTGCAGATGATAAATTTTTGGTTGCCAATATTGGAGACTCTAAGGCTTTCTTGTGCTCTGAAAATTTTCAGTCCCCTAAGGAGGCTAAAG aCTCCCTATTAAAGCTATATAGACAGACAGAGCGTGATGGTTCTGTTTCTGTGTGGGATCGTGAAAAGTACAGATTAGCTTCTTCCCACGGGCTCGCTCATTTTGCAGTGAAGGAGTTGACTAGCGATCATCATCCAGACAGAGAGGATGAAAGAACTCGGGTGGAAGCTGCTGGTGGTCGAGTTCTGAATTGGGGTGGTTTGCCTCGCGTAAATGGTCAGTTGGCCATTACACGAGCTATTGGTGATGTGTTATTTAAAAG TTATGGAGTTATATCTGCACCAGAAGTGACTGATTGGCAGCCTCTAACTGCTAATGATAGCTACTTGGTGGCTGCATCTGATGGTGTCTTTGAGAAGTTGAGCGTACAAAATGTCTGTGATTTGTTGTGGGAAGTACACCGTTTTAGGGACATGAGATCAGAGTGCAcctcttcatcttcctattcatTAGCAGATTTAATTATTGATGCTGCCTTTGAAAAGGGCAGTATGGACAATATTGCAGCAGTTGTTGTTCCTCTGGAATCGGCCAACTTTTCTGAGAACTCGCTTAGAAGAAGCTACACTGAAAATGGTGATACAGGTTTCCCATTATTTGGTCTGCAGGAATCTGCTTACAGAAGCTCTG TTAATGATATCACCTCCCATCTATTGCACCCGGAGCACACTCGTCAGCTAGATACCAAGTTTAAGCGAATATTG GTTGAAGTGAAACATGGTGATTTTGGATGTTTTTATTTAGCGGAAAATCTTGATGATTCAGTGGAATCTAAATGGCCGGCTAAAAAAGATGATTGGGAAGATTATTTGTATGAACTACCCCAGCCTCTACCAAACAACCTTCATCAACAAACTG AAGTAGACGGCCCTATAATTTTGTACAGCGACCAAAACTTCTGCTTTTACCTGAGCTCTAATATCAATGAACCCAAAGACCAGTGCATAAATCCAGAAGGCTTTGCCAGTTTTATTGGTCTTCTTGGATCAATTCCTTTACATGATACAGGTTCTGATGATGGTTCTTCTGACTACTCAATGCCGGATTCAAG GTATATACTTAGGAGGAGTTTTGGTCGTGGATCATATGGTGAAGTATGGTTGGCTTTTCATTGGAATTGTAATGAAGGTAACATTACTGCAGAAACGAGCAAGGGTGACAATAACAGAAACAGAAGCTCAAGTAATCCTGAATGTCAGGATGGTTCTTCTAACTACACCCTGTACATTTTGAAACGTATAATG GTAGAGAAAGGGTCTGCTGTGTACTTAAGTGGGCTGAGGGAAAAATACTTCGGCGAAATTTTCTTAAATGCCTCTATGTGCTTTGAAGATGTGCTAATGGGTGGAAAATCAAACTGTGTATTTGAAACATCACAATATGGTTCTGAGTAttcatttcaaaacaaatttcaacTGCAAGGTGCCTTATATGAAGAAGGTTTGAACCATATTGCAAGATATGTGGAATCTTTTGAGTCTCGGTCCAATGAAATATGGCTTGTATTCAGTTATGAAGGAGTGTCATTGTCAAAGCTTTTATACACTATAGAAGATGCAAACAATACAGCTGAGAAAGAAAGACTTGAGCAAGTGAAACAAGTTCAGATACTACACCCATCAAAGTGGTGGCGTTGGTTGAAAACAACAGAAGAAGGGCAAGAAGAAATGCGCAACCTTATCTGGCAGCTG TTGTTGGCACTCAAGTCTTGTCACGACCGCAATATCACACACAGGGACGTTAAACCTG agaATATGGTGATATGCTTTGAAGATCCAGAGTCAGGGAGATGCTTGAAAGAGGCTCCAACCAAACTTAATAATTTTTCCACCAAAAT GCGTATTATTGACTTTGGAAGTGGAATTGACGAATTCACAATAAAGCATTTGTATGCTTCTACTGGGCCTTCAAG AGCTGAACAAACTTACGAGTACACACCTCCTGAAGCTTTACTAAATGCTACATGGTATCAAGGGTCAACAAGCTCAAATTTGAA GTATGACATGTGGAGTGTTGGTGTTGTGATGTTAGAGATGGTCTTAGGGACACCCAATATTTTCCAGATAAATGCTTTTACACGTGCTCTTTTGGACCGCCATCTTGAGGGCTGGAATGAGGGTGTGAAGGAGCTGGCATACAA ATTTAGATCGTTCATGGAATTGTGCATCTTAATCCCTGGGGTTTCTGGCAGTCACTCAAAAAAGTATCACAAAGCGAATCAA GTAGGAGTTTCGCCTGCATCCTGGAAATGTTCTGAAGAGTTCTTTTCTAGACAAATTAAAGCTAGAGATCCTCTTAAAATAGG TTTTTCAAACATCTGGGCTTTACGGTTAGTGCGCCATCTGCTACAATGGGACCCG GAGGATCGGCCAAGTGTTGATGAGGCACTACGGCATCCCTATTTCCAACCTCCGCCGAGAGGATGA